CTCCGAGCTGCACCTGAATTCGGCTTTGTGGATCTGCATGGTGTTGGAATTTTGTGCAAAGATAGCAATATTTCCGGATACGGCACGGGGGATAGCGCCCGCTGCACTCCGTCCTGTCGCCTTCCGGTTCGTTTGCCTTCTCCGCGGCTGCCCGTTATTTCCCCGGCTGCTTACCCCGTTTCCAGACGAGCGTCACCCACAGCGGACAGTGATCCGATGCCGTGGCCGTATGGTCTACGGCGCTTTCCGTGACCGTGGCCGACGTGGGCAGCCCGCGGCCGAGGATGTAGTCGATGCGCACGGCCGGGTTGTCGGACGGGAACGTCATCCGCGTGGTGTCGGAAAGTATCCGGAAGCCGCCGCCCAGCCCCGCGAGCACCGCCGCGGCATCTCCTGTGTTGAAATCCCCGGCCAGCAGCACCGGTTTGCGGCATGTATCGGTGGCCTGCAGGATCAGGGGCAGCGATGCGTGCCGGTCTTCGGGCGTGAGCGAAAGGTGGGTGACGCATACCGTGTAGTCCGGGAATTCCGCCATGAGCAGTACCCGGGCCTCCTCGCGCCCCGGGAGCGGGATGCTGCGTACGGCGAGCGGCTCGGTGCGCGACAGCAACCCGACGCCGTAGCTTCCGCCCGCGAAGCCGATGGCGCGGCCGAACGTGGCGTGCATACCCGTCATCCGGCCCAGTTCACCGGGGATGTAACGCCCGTCCACACGCAGCGTGGCGCTGTCCAGTTCCTGCAACGCCACCAGGTCGGGCGCTTCGCGCAGGATGACCCGGGCGATGCGGCCGATGTCCTGTATGTTGTCGATGCCGATGCCGTTGCGGATGTTATAGGACATCAGTTTGAGACGTTCGGGCCGCTGTGTGCAGGCGGCAGCCAGGCCGCAGCAGACGGCCAGCACGAGGGTGCGTAGGGGTTGTTTCATGCCGGATGGGGTTTTCCGCAAAGGTAATACAACCGCTGTTGAAAGCCAAATAAATCCGACTATGACCGGCTGTGTGTCATGCGGTTCCGTGACAGGCGCCCTGTGCCGGGCCTCGTAAATTCCTTTCGGTTTGGTTTAACGGTGAATTTTTCGTACCTTTTAGCATCCGATTTGCAGCGACCGATATATTTAACTTATCATGCTTATGAAAACTCGACTTCCTATCGTGCTCGGCGCTGCGGCGCTGGCCTTTCTTCCCACCGAATCCCCGGCCTGCACGCGGGCCGTTTACCTCGGCCCCGAGGGTATGACCGTCACCGGGCGTACCATGGACTGGCGCGAGGATCCGCTCACCAACCTTTACATCTTTCCGCGCGGTACGGCGCGGCGCGGGGCGAACATAGACAACACGGTGTTCTGGACCTCGAAATACGGCACCCTGTCGGCTGCCGGCTACGACATCGGCATCACCGACGGCATGAACGAGGCCGGGCTGGTCGCCAACCTGCTGTTCCTGCCCGAATCCGTCTACGAACGCCCGGGCGATACGCGCCCGGTCATGGGACTGAGCATCTGGACGCAGTATGTGCTGGATAATTTCGCTACGGTCGACGAAGCCGTTGCGGAGCTTTCGAAGGAGAAGTTCCGCATCGACGCCCCCGACCTCCCGAACGGTGTCAAGTCGCGCCTGCACCTGGCCATCTCCGACGCCTCGGGCGACAGCGCCATCTTCGAGTATGTCGACGGCCGCCTGTCGGTGCACCACGGCCGTGAGTACCAGGTGATGACCAATTCGCCGTTCTACGACCAGCAGCTCGCAATCCTCGATTACTGGCAGCAGATCGGCGGGCTGACGATGCTTCCCGGCACCAACCGCGCCCCCGACCGCTTCGTGCGTGCGTCGTTCTATATCAACGCCGTCGTCAAAAGCGCCGATCCGAAAGTCGCCGTGCCGGCCGTGATGTCCGTAATGCGCAACGTCTCGGTGCCCTACGGCATCTCGACCCCCGATAAGCCCCATATCGCGTCGACGCGCTGGCGCACGGTCTGCGACCAGAAGAACCGGGTCTACTATTTCGAGCCTACGCTGGCGATGGAAACCTTCTGGGTCGACCTTTCGAAGATCGACTTCGGCCAGGGAACGCCCGAACGTGTCCTGAAACTCGTCGGCGGCCGAACCTTCACGGGCGATGCCACGGCCGAATTCCGCAGGAGCGACAAGCCGTTCGTCTTCCTGTTCGGGGTGTAATTACCGGATTGGTGGAATTATATACGGCAAGCGCCGGTTCTTCATCCGAGCCCGGCGCTTGCCCGTATTTCTCCTTTTCGCCGAGGCCGGGATCCGCGTCATGACATTAGGACGGGCGGCGTGAAATCCGTATGGAATTTTTCCTATCTTTGCGGCGATATAAATCTCCGCAATGGAAAATTACTCTCATTTTATCATTACCCGGTTCAACCTGAACCTTTATGCGCAGGATAAACACGACCTGCCCACCCGTACGGATCGGTGGCTCGAACACCGGTTCGAGGTCTTCGAGCGTTACTGCCTGCCGTCCGTGGCAGCGCAGACGAGCGGGAATTTCACCTGGCTCTGTCTTTTCGATGCCGCGACGCCCGAGTCCTGCCGCCGCCGTATCGAAGGCTATAAGGCCCGGTGCCCGCAGTTCGAAGCCGTCTATTATACGGCCGCACAGGCGGCCAACCTGACGGAAAATCTCCGCACGACGATTGCAGCGTACGTGTCGTGCGACCGGAAGGGAAGAAAATCCCCCCCCCGAAGCTGCTGATCACCACTAACTTGGATAACGACGACGCCTTTTCGTCCGATGTCGTCGAACTGCTGCAACGCGAGCTGCGTCCCGCTCCCGGCAAACGGATTTACAGCCTGCTGTACGGTTACCAGTATTTCACCGACCGCCGCTTCGCGCTCAAAATGCGCTATACGAACAATCACTTCCTGACCCTCGCCGAGCCGTTCGATGCGCATGCCGAAACCATCATTTCCTACCGCCATACCAAGGCCATCCGGCAATTGCCGACCATCTATCTCTCCACCGCCCGCGGAAAATGGCTCGAAATCGTCCACGAGGACAACGTCAGCAATGATTTTCGCATCAACATCAAAGTCTGGTATATTCCCCTGCTATATGGCCGGTCGTTCGCCGATTTCGGTTTGGGCGGATTCCGCCTGTCCTGCGCCCGGCAGTGGGCGGCCACGCTGCTCGTGGTTCCGGCACGCTTTTTTGCCACGGCGGTACGGCGTTTGCGCCGCAAGTGGTCGAAATAACCCTTTCCCGGCCTGAAAAAGCGGCGATGCTTCCGCAAACCACCGGAGGCATCGCCCTGTATTCGACGCGCTATGGCACCGCAGCCTTACCGCAGCCTCGGGTATTTGTTGTTGAAACGGAACCCGACGCCCAGCATCAGGTAGTTCGGGGTCTGGAAATCCTTGAGGCAGTACCCCACATGCACGAACGTATTGTGTGTGACACCTACCTTGAGCGTCAGCATCTGGTAAAACGACTTGAGGTCTCCTCCCTTGTGCAGTACGTTGAAACCCAGTCCGAAGCCGACCGTGAAATAGGGCATCACGAACTCCGCGCGTCCCGAAATTCCCAGTGCGATCTGTTTGTCGAACGAGGGGGTGTGGAACTGGTATCCGGGATCGCCCCCGTCGTAGCCTACGATGTAGTCTTCGGTGTAGACGTTGGCGCTGCCGTCGTACACGCCGTCCACCGACAGACCCGTGCGGAACTTGTACCCGAAATTATACATCGCCGCGAAGTTGAACCCCGCCACGCCGTAGGCATCGGGTGCGGCATATTGCTTGTCGCCGACCGCCACGCCCTTGCGGCGCCACGAGCCGAACAGCACGAGGTCGTAGCTCAGATGGCGGGGAAAGGGTGTTGCGAGCAGCCGTGCCCGTGGCCGCGAGAGCGGGTTGTCGACCCTTCCGAAACTGTATACGAGCCCGAGTTTCATGCCGATCGAGTTGAGTCCCGCGTTGGGGAATTTGGTGTTGCCGTTCGAAAAGTGGGTCATCGAAAGGCCCGTGGTGAGTTCCAACCGCTGCGTGAGCAGCCAGTTGAGGTAGAAATCGACGTTGAGGTAGGCGTTGACCCTCGACCCCATCATGATGTTGGCGCGGTTGTAGTTCGTGTCGTAGGGTTTCCATCCGAACGACAGGCCGAAATTCCACTCGTAGTTGAACGATACCAGCGGGCTGATGCGTGCGATGCGCGCGCCCTGGAAGAGGTAGACGGCAACCGGGTTGCCCAGCTCCCCGCGGTTGCCGAAGCTGTAATAGGAGACCCCGATCCCCTGGTATACGCCGCCGTAGATACAGTCGGGGCGCGACCCGGGGCGGAAACGGAACGAATAACGCAGGTGGGCGGCCAGCGAGCGCTGGATCGGTTCGCCCGCCATGTTGGCCCCTGCCAGAAAGATGTTCGTCGGGGGAATGTACTCCGGGCGGAATTCCGCGCCGATGCTGTGGACGAGCCTCCGCCTGCGGCCGGTCGTGTCCGCGGAGAAGGAGGACAATAGCGGGGTAGTGGCTGAGGCTTGTTTCTTCGTCTGATCCAGGGCGGCCCGGTATCCGGCGGCATAGCCGTTACGGTAGCCCGTATCGTAGCCCGTCCGGTAGGCGGATGCGCGGCGGCGTGCCGCTCCCCGGGACACGGTGTCGGCCGCAGCCCTGCGCGCCATGCCCGTCGTATCCGGCTCCATGCTGCGGGACGTGCCGTCCCCGGCGTTCCCGGCGCTCGCGGCATCCTTTGTGCGTTTTGCGCGCTCGGCGTTTCCGACATCCCCGGCGCTCGCGGCATCCCGGTGCGCCGGTGCGTTTTGCCGCGGGGCGCCGTCCGCCCGGGCGGGTACGGGCTCCGCGGCGGTCGCCTCCGCCGACAAGAAGAGCAGGCACCCCGCAAAGAGCCCTGCCGTCCTCCGTATGATATGTCGCATTCTCTCCAATCGCGGTATTTTGACCGCACAAGTTACGAATTTTTACGCGAGTGCAAAGCGTTGATCCGAAAAAATACCCCGCAGGTATTCTGTTTCGTCGTTTCCGCTTTCCGGTTTCGTCGGTTTTGGTTTCTCCGTCCGGTTGTCCCCGCCCTGCTGAATTTGCTGTTCCGGGCTTTTCGTCCCGTTGTCCCGCCCTGCAAATCGCTGTTTTTTGGATATTCCCGGAATTGTACCTACCTTTGTCCGAAATCAATATCCGCTCCGATGAGAATGAACGATTAATGAGGTCGGTTCCATTAAACCGACACCGTGTGAAAAACATCAGGTCTCAGGTTTAACAGGCCTTTCCCGAAGGCCGCCATTAATCGTTTTAATCCATATGGGTATTATCCTTAGCGGTGTTTCCTACCGCTATCGCAATCAGCAATTTCTGTTCGAAGGGCTCGACCTGTCGGTCGCTGCGGGCGCGAAGGTGTCGCTCGTCGGCGACAACGGTACGGGCAAGTCGACGCTCCTGAAACTTATCGCCGGCGAGCTTGCGCCCTCGTCGGGCAGCATCGTATGTCCTTCGCGGCCCTATTACGTGCCCCAGCAGGCCGGCATCGCGGGGATTTCCGTCGCCCGGGCCCTCGGGGTGGACGGAAAGGTCGGGGCGCTGCGTGCCATCTGTGCGGGCAGTACCGATGCGGCCTGCTACGACATCCTCGCCGACGACTGGGAGGTCGAAGCCCGCTGCCGTGCGGCGCTTGACGGGTGGGGGCTGCCGCACGTGGGGCTGGATTCCCCGGTCGATACGCTGAGCGGCGGCGAGAAAACCCGCTTGCTGCTTGCCGGGGTCGCCGTCCACGCGCCCGC
This Alistipes onderdonkii DNA region includes the following protein-coding sequences:
- a CDS encoding endonuclease/exonuclease/phosphatase family protein is translated as MKQPLRTLVLAVCCGLAAACTQRPERLKLMSYNIRNGIGIDNIQDIGRIARVILREAPDLVALQELDSATLRVDGRYIPGELGRMTGMHATFGRAIGFAGGSYGVGLLSRTEPLAVRSIPLPGREEARVLLMAEFPDYTVCVTHLSLTPEDRHASLPLILQATDTCRKPVLLAGDFNTGDAAAVLAGLGGGFRILSDTTRMTFPSDNPAVRIDYILGRGLPTSATVTESAVDHTATASDHCPLWVTLVWKRGKQPGK
- a CDS encoding linear amide C-N hydrolase encodes the protein MLMKTRLPIVLGAAALAFLPTESPACTRAVYLGPEGMTVTGRTMDWREDPLTNLYIFPRGTARRGANIDNTVFWTSKYGTLSAAGYDIGITDGMNEAGLVANLLFLPESVYERPGDTRPVMGLSIWTQYVLDNFATVDEAVAELSKEKFRIDAPDLPNGVKSRLHLAISDASGDSAIFEYVDGRLSVHHGREYQVMTNSPFYDQQLAILDYWQQIGGLTMLPGTNRAPDRFVRASFYINAVVKSADPKVAVPAVMSVMRNVSVPYGISTPDKPHIASTRWRTVCDQKNRVYYFEPTLAMETFWVDLSKIDFGQGTPERVLKLVGGRTFTGDATAEFRRSDKPFVFLFGV
- a CDS encoding glycosyltransferase; translated protein: MENYSHFIITRFNLNLYAQDKHDLPTRTDRWLEHRFEVFERYCLPSVAAQTSGNFTWLCLFDAATPESCRRRIEGYKARCPQFEAVYYTAAQAANLTENLRTTIAAYVSCDRKGRKSPPRSC
- a CDS encoding glycosyltransferase, which gives rise to MDNDDAFSSDVVELLQRELRPAPGKRIYSLLYGYQYFTDRRFALKMRYTNNHFLTLAEPFDAHAETIISYRHTKAIRQLPTIYLSTARGKWLEIVHEDNVSNDFRINIKVWYIPLLYGRSFADFGLGGFRLSCARQWAATLLVVPARFFATAVRRLRRKWSK
- a CDS encoding acyloxyacyl hydrolase, whose protein sequence is MRHIIRRTAGLFAGCLLFLSAEATAAEPVPARADGAPRQNAPAHRDAASAGDVGNAERAKRTKDAASAGNAGDGTSRSMEPDTTGMARRAAADTVSRGAARRRASAYRTGYDTGYRNGYAAGYRAALDQTKKQASATTPLLSSFSADTTGRRRRLVHSIGAEFRPEYIPPTNIFLAGANMAGEPIQRSLAAHLRYSFRFRPGSRPDCIYGGVYQGIGVSYYSFGNRGELGNPVAVYLFQGARIARISPLVSFNYEWNFGLSFGWKPYDTNYNRANIMMGSRVNAYLNVDFYLNWLLTQRLELTTGLSMTHFSNGNTKFPNAGLNSIGMKLGLVYSFGRVDNPLSRPRARLLATPFPRHLSYDLVLFGSWRRKGVAVGDKQYAAPDAYGVAGFNFAAMYNFGYKFRTGLSVDGVYDGSANVYTEDYIVGYDGGDPGYQFHTPSFDKQIALGISGRAEFVMPYFTVGFGLGFNVLHKGGDLKSFYQMLTLKVGVTHNTFVHVGYCLKDFQTPNYLMLGVGFRFNNKYPRLR